One genomic segment of Allocatelliglobosispora scoriae includes these proteins:
- a CDS encoding IucA/IucC family protein yields MTGTPDAMPDPGQTREALRVHQPDLINRYDARLPGARAAILARLWGAINREPIPGIAERRAVGSDSLITFTDGARLIGAASAAAAFAIPPDDLHLTLSRPGGGETRHTDPAVLLRALALPVPVPAERIDRFAKELANSVANLALGRADQPFHPDGTPGLLAEWAGRPGALAALEQAVVDGHPLHPGCRTRSGMSTADVLAYGPEHHPAMTLPVYEVPADRWLSSGAGLAPRLPVHPWQAEHLLAEFGHLKLTGDRIAVAPLMSLRTLASLSDPSRHYKTSIGVQMTSAVRQVSPAAVHNGPRVGALLGQLGADQGLAVCPEPAAGCVVHDGTPLGSLAVALRRVPLPGPGEVWLPPAALTARNTDGRPVLVEAVTMGYGGHPVAFWRDLVNVVVPPLLMLLGRGVGLEAHGQNLLLRLAYGRPSGLGYRDFGGLRVHAGRLRRIGLEAPKLRGDLLTTDEDALRAKVVASAFATVLSELAATLAREYDTDPDSLWRMVAVRVDEAPDPLDRAALLEAPWRMKATTAMRLAADPLTDIWTDVPNPLEAPA; encoded by the coding sequence GTGACGGGAACCCCAGACGCCATGCCCGACCCCGGCCAGACCCGCGAAGCGCTGCGCGTCCACCAACCCGACCTGATCAACCGCTACGACGCCCGGCTGCCCGGCGCCAGGGCCGCGATCCTGGCCCGACTGTGGGGCGCGATCAACCGGGAGCCCATACCCGGCATCGCCGAGCGGCGCGCGGTCGGCTCGGACTCCCTGATCACCTTCACCGACGGCGCGCGGCTCATCGGTGCCGCCTCCGCCGCCGCGGCCTTCGCGATCCCCCCGGACGACCTGCACCTCACCCTGTCGCGGCCCGGCGGCGGCGAGACCCGCCACACCGACCCGGCGGTGCTGCTGCGGGCGCTGGCGCTGCCGGTGCCGGTGCCCGCCGAGCGGATCGACCGGTTCGCCAAGGAGCTCGCCAACAGCGTCGCCAACCTCGCCCTCGGCCGCGCCGACCAGCCCTTCCACCCCGACGGCACCCCCGGGCTGCTCGCCGAGTGGGCCGGGCGCCCCGGCGCGCTCGCCGCACTGGAGCAGGCGGTCGTCGACGGGCACCCGCTGCACCCGGGCTGCCGCACCCGCAGCGGCATGTCCACGGCAGATGTCCTCGCCTACGGCCCGGAGCACCACCCGGCGATGACCCTGCCGGTCTACGAGGTCCCCGCCGACCGCTGGCTCTCCAGCGGCGCCGGGCTCGCACCCCGGCTGCCGGTGCACCCGTGGCAGGCCGAGCACCTGCTCGCGGAGTTCGGCCACCTGAAGCTCACCGGCGACCGGATCGCCGTCGCACCGCTGATGTCGCTGCGCACCCTGGCGAGCCTCAGCGACCCATCGCGGCACTACAAGACATCGATCGGGGTGCAGATGACCAGCGCGGTCCGGCAGGTCTCCCCCGCCGCCGTGCACAACGGACCCCGCGTCGGCGCGCTGCTCGGCCAGCTCGGCGCCGACCAGGGCCTGGCGGTCTGCCCCGAACCCGCCGCCGGCTGCGTGGTCCACGACGGCACCCCGCTGGGGTCGCTCGCGGTCGCGCTGCGCCGGGTGCCGCTGCCCGGCCCCGGCGAGGTGTGGCTGCCGCCCGCCGCGCTGACCGCCCGCAACACCGACGGCCGCCCGGTGCTCGTCGAGGCGGTGACCATGGGCTACGGCGGGCACCCCGTCGCATTCTGGCGCGACCTGGTCAACGTGGTCGTCCCGCCGCTGCTGATGCTGCTCGGCCGCGGCGTCGGGCTGGAGGCGCACGGGCAGAACCTGCTGCTGCGCCTGGCCTACGGCCGCCCGTCCGGCCTCGGCTACCGCGACTTCGGCGGGCTGCGCGTGCACGCCGGGCGGCTGCGGCGCATCGGCCTGGAGGCGCCGAAGCTGCGCGGCGACCTGCTCACCACCGACGAGGACGCGCTGCGGGCCAAGGTCGTGGCGAGCGCGTTCGCGACCGTCCTCAGTGAACTCGCCGCCACTCTGGCCAGGGAATATGACACCGATCCCGACTCCCTGTGGCGTATGGTCGCCGTGCGCGTCGACGAAGCGCCTGACCCGCTGGACCGCGCCGCGCTGCTCGAGGCGCCGTGGCGGATGAAGGCGACCACGGCGATGCGCCTCGCCGCCGATCCCCTGACCGACATCTGGACCGACGTGCCCAACCCGCTGGAGGCGCCCGCATGA
- a CDS encoding COR domain-containing protein, with protein sequence MTLTRRQAAGLNARANPLAPEIQAAYLDGANELSDFLELLRDDGAVIREAKLVLVGEGDVGKSSLLAAMCREEWNEGRSSTHGVEIKSVTVQDDGEVPLVLNGWDFGGQPQYRSTHQLHFTAPAVYAVVWNPRRGPEVSKVDYWINLIKNRVGDSARIHVVATHAEHDDRGPWIDENALADRFGPMICGFHHIDSHTGQGVDGLVAAIAATANDLPHSRRRYPRTWSRLLKAFREGKDAYLTYHDYEVRAIAEGLTATGARSLARNANALGYWIHDDSDDEHSLVIFKPDWLSKAIGRAFEAPEANAHYGLISLERLSHAWTHPPRPDEDVYPPALHPVFRHLMQKFDISYQVTPSNPHQEPEVLITQLVPSRRPPLTAWTDYEPELSTMTRYCEVVEADTGNRFIPEGFVYQLIARFHRYSLGRDDHTASVHWQNGMVLDAGRYGRALITVSDQRITIAVRAAWPSYLLDRLTGDICDHLSFWRGLAVKVFLTCGGDCPGNRAGHGRFESQAVLNSKRQGVALTPCQTCSALRNVDELMHGVTAGMDPNVNRFAAAVAEILQPQFAQATDTINRHSSAIAAKVGEEADATRAAISQAEVGYRSLIRSLDEPARNGPRLMTIAPVGQRALRRRITTVTIRVTLWCEHSRLPLHVLDGNGTTGVYDIETPRKWLVNARPWLRATSFVLRTLLPVAIGELDIALDGDARWTSLAEHLKSAEKALEASTDIVGQTGPEAGRDQDLQRVSGPNAGPGEPDQALLRTLHQILGERDPSFAGMHRVQERERYLWVHRRFAGEYEYRES encoded by the coding sequence GTGACATTGACCCGGAGACAGGCTGCGGGACTGAACGCCCGAGCCAATCCGCTGGCTCCCGAGATTCAAGCCGCATACCTGGATGGCGCCAACGAACTCAGCGACTTTCTGGAGCTGCTCCGGGATGACGGCGCGGTGATTCGGGAGGCGAAGCTGGTACTCGTCGGCGAAGGGGACGTCGGCAAGAGCAGCCTGCTCGCCGCCATGTGCCGTGAGGAGTGGAACGAAGGCCGGTCCTCCACTCACGGTGTCGAGATCAAGTCCGTCACCGTTCAGGATGACGGCGAGGTTCCACTCGTCCTCAACGGCTGGGACTTCGGCGGACAGCCGCAGTACCGATCCACCCATCAGCTCCACTTCACCGCACCGGCCGTCTACGCCGTGGTCTGGAATCCGCGGCGGGGGCCCGAGGTGAGCAAGGTGGACTACTGGATCAACCTGATCAAGAACCGCGTCGGCGACAGTGCGCGGATCCACGTGGTGGCGACCCATGCCGAGCACGACGACCGCGGCCCGTGGATCGACGAGAATGCCCTGGCGGACCGGTTCGGACCGATGATCTGCGGTTTCCACCACATCGACAGCCACACCGGACAGGGAGTCGACGGGTTGGTGGCAGCCATCGCCGCCACCGCCAACGATCTGCCACACTCCAGGCGCCGCTACCCTCGTACCTGGTCTCGACTGTTGAAGGCATTTCGCGAAGGCAAGGACGCATACCTCACCTACCACGACTACGAGGTCCGGGCGATCGCCGAAGGGCTCACGGCCACCGGCGCGCGGTCGCTGGCTCGCAACGCCAATGCCCTGGGCTACTGGATCCACGACGACTCCGACGACGAACACAGCCTGGTGATCTTCAAGCCGGACTGGCTGAGCAAGGCCATCGGCAGGGCGTTCGAAGCACCCGAGGCCAACGCGCATTACGGGCTGATCAGTCTCGAGCGGCTCTCCCATGCCTGGACGCACCCGCCGCGCCCGGACGAGGACGTCTACCCGCCGGCGCTGCACCCGGTGTTCCGGCATCTGATGCAGAAGTTCGACATCTCCTACCAGGTCACGCCGAGCAACCCGCATCAGGAACCGGAAGTCCTCATCACGCAGCTCGTGCCGAGCCGCCGCCCACCGCTGACCGCGTGGACCGACTACGAACCCGAGCTGTCCACGATGACCCGCTACTGCGAGGTGGTCGAGGCCGACACCGGCAACCGGTTCATCCCGGAGGGCTTCGTCTACCAGCTCATCGCCCGCTTCCACCGCTATTCGCTGGGCCGCGACGACCACACGGCGAGCGTGCACTGGCAGAACGGGATGGTCCTCGACGCCGGACGCTACGGCCGGGCGCTCATCACCGTCTCCGACCAGCGGATCACCATCGCCGTCCGAGCGGCGTGGCCGTCCTATCTCCTGGACCGGCTTACCGGCGACATCTGCGACCACCTCTCGTTCTGGCGCGGCCTCGCGGTGAAGGTCTTCCTCACCTGTGGCGGCGACTGCCCCGGCAACCGGGCCGGACATGGGCGGTTCGAGTCGCAGGCGGTTCTCAACAGCAAGCGCCAGGGAGTTGCGCTGACGCCCTGCCAGACGTGCAGCGCTCTACGCAATGTCGACGAGTTGATGCACGGTGTGACGGCGGGCATGGACCCGAACGTCAACAGATTCGCCGCAGCCGTCGCCGAGATCCTTCAGCCGCAGTTCGCGCAGGCCACCGACACCATCAACCGCCACAGCAGCGCCATCGCCGCAAAGGTCGGCGAGGAAGCGGATGCCACACGGGCGGCGATCAGCCAGGCTGAGGTGGGTTATCGCAGCCTGATCCGCTCCCTGGACGAACCTGCCCGCAACGGGCCACGGCTCATGACGATCGCGCCGGTCGGCCAGAGGGCGCTCAGGCGACGGATCACCACCGTCACGATCCGCGTCACCCTGTGGTGCGAGCACTCCCGGCTCCCGCTGCACGTCCTCGACGGCAACGGCACCACGGGTGTCTATGACATCGAGACGCCCCGCAAGTGGCTGGTCAATGCCCGCCCGTGGCTGCGGGCGACCTCGTTCGTGCTGCGGACGCTGCTGCCGGTGGCGATCGGCGAGCTGGACATCGCGCTGGACGGCGATGCCCGGTGGACGTCACTGGCGGAGCACCTCAAATCCGCCGAGAAGGCGCTGGAGGCGTCCACCGACATCGTCGGGCAGACCGGGCCCGAGGCCGGTCGGGATCAGGACCTGCAGCGGGTGTCCGGCCCGAATGCCGGGCCGGGCGAGCCGGACCAGGCGCTGCTGCGCACGCTGCATCAGATCCTCGGCGAACGGGATCCGTCGTTCGCGGGGATGCACCGGGTCCAGGAGCGGGAGCGGTACCTCTGGGTGCACCGCCGGTTCGCGGGCGAGTACGAGTACCGCGAGAGCTGA
- a CDS encoding alanine racemase — MLPDRIAAAVRGAQQPVCAYVYDTAALVARAAEVRAALPPGTTLLYAMKANGHPDVVRALAGAADGIEVASGGELAVAVAAGARRIAFGGPAKTDAELAAAVAAGATVHVESVGELRRLAHVGGRAARVALRVNRAGVAVTGSHQMTGVPTPFGIDEAQLADVVATARELGIAPVGFHLHAVSNSLDAAEFADHVNGAVSWSLAAGQALGIPVEYVNAGGGLGVSYTGPQRLDLTALAAALDPVPQGIELAVEPGRYLAADAGWYAAEVLDLKHTHGRWFAVVRGGTHHLRLPAAWGYDHPFTVLPVERWPYPWDRPEVTGEVDAVGELCTPRDVLCRGQAVDRLRVGDVLVFARVGAYGWDISHHEYLRHPHPELIVLPLTAGD, encoded by the coding sequence ATGCTGCCTGACCGGATCGCGGCCGCCGTGCGCGGCGCACAGCAGCCCGTCTGCGCCTACGTCTACGACACGGCGGCCCTGGTGGCCAGGGCCGCCGAGGTCCGTGCGGCACTGCCGCCAGGCACGACGCTGCTCTACGCCATGAAGGCCAACGGACACCCCGACGTCGTCCGGGCCCTCGCCGGTGCCGCCGACGGCATCGAGGTCGCCTCCGGCGGCGAGCTCGCCGTCGCGGTCGCGGCCGGGGCGCGGCGGATCGCGTTCGGCGGCCCGGCGAAGACCGACGCGGAGCTCGCGGCGGCCGTCGCGGCCGGGGCGACGGTCCACGTCGAGTCCGTCGGAGAGCTGCGCCGCCTCGCCCACGTCGGCGGCCGGGCGGCCCGGGTGGCGCTGCGGGTCAACCGGGCCGGGGTCGCGGTCACCGGCAGCCACCAGATGACCGGGGTGCCGACGCCGTTCGGCATCGACGAGGCGCAGCTCGCGGACGTGGTGGCGACCGCGCGGGAGCTGGGGATCGCTCCCGTCGGCTTCCACCTGCACGCGGTGAGCAACAGCCTCGACGCGGCGGAGTTCGCTGACCATGTCAACGGAGCCGTGAGCTGGTCGCTGGCGGCCGGGCAGGCGCTGGGGATACCCGTGGAGTACGTCAATGCCGGCGGCGGTCTGGGGGTCTCCTACACCGGTCCGCAGCGCCTCGACCTGACCGCACTCGCCGCCGCGCTGGACCCGGTGCCGCAGGGGATCGAGCTGGCGGTCGAACCCGGCCGCTACCTCGCCGCCGACGCCGGGTGGTACGCCGCCGAGGTCCTCGACCTCAAACACACCCACGGCCGCTGGTTCGCGGTCGTGCGGGGCGGCACCCACCACCTGCGCCTGCCCGCCGCCTGGGGCTACGACCACCCGTTCACGGTGCTCCCCGTCGAGCGGTGGCCCTACCCGTGGGACCGGCCCGAGGTGACCGGAGAGGTCGACGCGGTCGGGGAGCTCTGCACCCCCCGCGACGTGCTCTGCCGGGGCCAGGCCGTGGACCGGCTGCGCGTCGGCGACGTGCTCGTCTTCGCCCGCGTCGGCGCGTACGGCTGGGACATCTCGCACCACGAGTACCTGCGCCACCCCCACCCCGAGCTGATCGTGCTTCCGCTCACCGCCGGTGACTGA
- a CDS encoding substrate-binding and VWA domain-containing protein: protein MPNGRPASVRSHRRGGARRGRKTALAITIPLATMLVASGLVGGYLWLSRQSCSGTASSTVIASPTTAPLLERLGRDWTATRTSVDGACGTVKIVAMESSKVAESLQSAWSTKWVGDAPDVWVPESTAWVRTASGNAETEKMMPDLQPSIARSPVVIAMPKPMAQALGWPKTQLDWADLIDRFAGLKNGWGSYGKDWGAFKIGMTDPATSTAGLLALSAIIDADDNEDIDDDELKRLFRLKQVMKVYEPNTAQILRGFDSEGMGGANVLTYVSAFPALEQEIIAYNIAHPNAELVAVYPKNNTEADNPYLTLNDTPWVDAKRQAVAGGFLAYLRSPEAKAVLQAAGFRDPNRKAGATVTEANGVLAELTSLPRGVLLTDAVNTTLNTWTSLTRPTNMLLVLDVSGSMGEKVPGLGRTKLDLTKEAARLAVQRFDDSASVGLWSFSSSQGGKPYRELVPLTKLGAETSDGVKGSEKVLEEIKNLKAGGNTGIYDTIAAAHDAVRSKYQADATNLVVILTDGANDDQGKGLTLDQLTKRLKDADPKRPVKVVTIALGQEANGSILQQISAATDAPPPFVSRDQYDITAVLLRAIFQTR, encoded by the coding sequence ATGCCGAACGGCCGCCCCGCCTCCGTCCGGTCTCACCGTCGCGGCGGCGCACGCCGCGGCCGGAAGACCGCACTGGCGATCACCATCCCGCTCGCCACGATGCTCGTCGCCAGCGGACTCGTCGGCGGCTACCTCTGGCTGTCGCGGCAGTCCTGCTCCGGCACCGCCTCCAGCACGGTGATCGCGAGCCCGACCACCGCCCCGCTCCTCGAACGCCTCGGCCGGGACTGGACCGCCACCCGTACCTCGGTCGACGGCGCGTGCGGCACCGTGAAGATCGTCGCGATGGAGTCGTCGAAGGTCGCCGAGTCGCTGCAGAGCGCCTGGAGCACCAAGTGGGTCGGCGACGCCCCCGACGTCTGGGTCCCCGAATCCACCGCGTGGGTACGCACCGCCTCCGGCAACGCCGAGACCGAGAAGATGATGCCGGACCTGCAGCCGAGCATCGCCCGGTCCCCCGTCGTCATCGCCATGCCCAAGCCGATGGCCCAGGCACTGGGCTGGCCCAAGACCCAGCTCGACTGGGCCGACCTGATCGACCGGTTCGCCGGTCTCAAGAACGGCTGGGGCTCCTACGGCAAGGACTGGGGCGCCTTCAAGATCGGCATGACCGACCCGGCGACCTCCACCGCCGGCCTGCTCGCCCTCTCGGCGATCATCGACGCCGACGACAACGAGGACATCGACGACGACGAGCTCAAGCGGCTGTTCCGGCTCAAGCAGGTCATGAAGGTCTACGAGCCCAACACGGCGCAGATCCTGCGCGGGTTCGACAGCGAGGGCATGGGCGGCGCCAACGTCCTGACCTACGTCTCGGCCTTCCCCGCGCTGGAGCAGGAGATCATCGCCTACAACATCGCGCACCCCAACGCCGAGCTCGTCGCCGTCTACCCGAAGAACAACACCGAGGCCGACAACCCCTACCTGACGCTCAACGACACCCCGTGGGTCGACGCCAAGCGCCAGGCCGTCGCCGGCGGGTTCCTCGCCTACCTGCGCAGCCCCGAGGCGAAGGCCGTCCTGCAGGCCGCCGGGTTCCGCGACCCCAACCGCAAGGCCGGCGCGACCGTGACCGAGGCGAACGGCGTCCTCGCCGAGCTCACCTCGCTCCCCCGCGGCGTGCTGCTCACCGACGCCGTCAACACCACCCTCAACACCTGGACGTCGCTGACCCGGCCCACCAACATGCTGCTCGTCCTCGACGTCTCCGGCTCGATGGGCGAGAAGGTGCCCGGTCTCGGGCGCACCAAGCTCGACCTGACGAAGGAGGCCGCGCGCCTCGCCGTGCAGCGCTTCGACGACTCGGCGAGCGTGGGCCTGTGGTCGTTCTCGTCCAGCCAGGGCGGCAAGCCCTACCGGGAGCTCGTGCCGCTGACCAAGCTCGGCGCCGAGACCTCCGACGGCGTCAAGGGTTCGGAGAAGGTGCTCGAGGAGATCAAGAACCTCAAGGCCGGCGGCAACACCGGCATCTACGACACGATCGCCGCAGCGCACGACGCGGTCCGGTCGAAGTACCAGGCCGACGCGACGAACCTGGTGGTCATCCTGACGGATGGGGCCAATGACGACCAGGGCAAGGGCCTGACGCTGGACCAGCTCACCAAGAGGCTCAAGGACGCCGACCCGAAGCGGCCGGTGAAGGTCGTGACGATCGCCCTCGGGCAGGAGGCGAACGGGTCGATCCTGCAGCAGATCTCGGCCGCCACGGACGCGCCGCCGCCGTTCGTGTCCCGCGACCAGTACGACATCACCGCCGTACTGCTGCGGGCGATCTTCCAGACCCGCTGA
- a CDS encoding IucA/IucC family C-terminal-domain containing protein, whose amino-acid sequence MRTPAGNAAVEAAPQFHTQASSTVAARLAGALHREGVRRFGGVEHAFDRVEVADAGVDDPVDLLPPELESGTLPAELTDAVEKLSLAYARRAIDDRAARKSGAADIFALVAGLRSDDCVVRLEKLGTEGHNLHPCGRTRLGWTMHDAMAHDLESPATTIGFVGVPVGDYVGDDLGERLGVAAPDGMRAVPVHGWQLGLVVDRYEELPMLPRLLAGSPTAALRTLWVPELGEYLKLSLDIQVTSTRRTISIASTRNGPLMSGLLPDLIEDDRVLLLAEPAGGASTLGSGRDLSVIVRSAIGELRPGELPVPGSALAAACPITGERLIALLAARSGLAPLDFVEEYARLLLPPVLRLSTRFGVGMEAHLQNCVMTFVEGRPSRLILRDLAGLRLHAGRLAASGHDFALWPGSVVGTDDDEVLLSKVAYTAFQAHLGEVILRLAEAGLDEAAAWTRVRLIVDEVFDDLGDSEHAKGDHAFLTAPTVPHKALVRMRLAGTGDLYVPVRNPLHAA is encoded by the coding sequence ATGAGGACACCCGCCGGCAACGCCGCGGTGGAGGCCGCACCCCAGTTCCACACCCAGGCGAGCAGCACCGTCGCCGCCCGGCTCGCCGGTGCCCTGCACCGGGAGGGCGTGCGCCGGTTCGGCGGTGTCGAGCACGCGTTCGACCGGGTCGAGGTCGCCGACGCCGGCGTCGACGACCCGGTCGACCTGCTCCCGCCGGAGCTGGAGAGCGGCACGCTGCCCGCCGAGCTCACCGACGCGGTGGAGAAGCTCTCCCTCGCCTACGCCCGGCGCGCCATCGACGACCGGGCAGCCCGCAAGTCCGGCGCCGCGGACATCTTCGCGCTGGTCGCGGGGTTGCGATCCGACGACTGTGTCGTCCGCCTCGAGAAGCTCGGCACCGAGGGCCACAACCTGCACCCGTGCGGGCGGACCCGGCTCGGCTGGACCATGCACGACGCGATGGCCCACGACCTGGAGTCCCCGGCGACGACGATCGGCTTCGTGGGCGTACCCGTCGGGGATTATGTCGGCGACGACCTGGGTGAGCGCCTCGGCGTGGCCGCACCCGACGGCATGCGCGCCGTGCCCGTGCACGGCTGGCAGCTGGGGCTGGTCGTGGACCGCTACGAGGAGCTGCCGATGCTGCCCAGGCTGCTCGCGGGCAGCCCCACCGCCGCCCTGCGCACGCTGTGGGTGCCGGAGCTGGGCGAATATCTCAAGCTGTCGCTCGACATCCAGGTCACCTCGACCCGGCGGACGATCTCGATCGCGTCGACCCGCAACGGGCCGCTCATGTCAGGGCTGCTGCCGGACCTGATCGAGGACGACCGGGTGCTGCTGCTCGCCGAACCGGCCGGCGGCGCGTCGACCCTGGGGTCGGGGCGGGACCTGTCGGTGATCGTGCGGTCGGCGATCGGCGAGCTGCGCCCCGGCGAGCTGCCGGTGCCGGGCAGCGCCCTCGCCGCGGCCTGCCCGATCACCGGCGAGCGGCTGATCGCGCTGCTCGCGGCCCGGTCCGGGCTCGCGCCGCTGGACTTCGTCGAGGAGTACGCGCGGCTGCTGCTGCCGCCGGTGCTGCGCCTGTCGACCCGGTTCGGGGTGGGCATGGAGGCGCACCTGCAGAACTGCGTGATGACCTTCGTCGAGGGGCGGCCGAGCCGGCTGATCCTGCGCGACCTCGCCGGGCTGCGCCTGCACGCCGGGCGGCTCGCCGCGAGCGGGCACGACTTCGCGCTGTGGCCGGGGTCGGTGGTCGGGACCGACGACGACGAGGTGCTGCTGTCCAAGGTGGCCTACACCGCGTTCCAGGCGCATCTGGGCGAGGTGATCCTGCGCCTGGCCGAGGCCGGGCTCGACGAGGCCGCCGCCTGGACCCGGGTCCGGCTCATCGTGGACGAGGTCTTCGACGACCTCGGCGACTCCGAGCACGCCAAGGGCGACCACGCGTTCCTGACCGCGCCGACCGTGCCGCACAAGGCGCTGGTCCGGATGCGGCTCGCCGGGACGGGCGATCTCTACGTGCCGGTGCGGAACCCGCTGCATGCTGCCTGA
- a CDS encoding FG-GAP repeat domain-containing protein: protein MIRRLRAILVVVAAVLVTTPLLPALPAAAESELVCPGTANIPVGWIHSDSFSIYNVCGVTGPVPHTVITQWEITRHTDRYRDDTLQMCIDSGVVIPVGWTEIATSVVWYRCGLQTPAPGAAPNVRIIKCLNCPVRPPDPPTPTTTIGGLDGVANTGVVAGWAQDPGRPGTSLTVHYYIDGPAGVGVFAGAFVADQRRTDIQPGNHGMRFTLPAEWFDARMHTLYAYGIDATNDPPVLLSGSPKLFILPKRPIGSFEGIDTAGNANGWTLDPSLLGYANPNAVDFYIDGFFVARVPANGPRPDITTSLGYPGDHGFRWPIPPDYRDGSAHTLVARGTDLTGDEGRELPGSPRTFTLQRRAAAVDLDGDHRSDVTVWRPGDGVWWSLPAAGPTAVAWGMAGDKPVAGDYNGDGTTDRAVYRAGLWCILITGTNENRFVSFGLPDDKPVPGDYDGDGKTDLAVFRPSDTTWYVLPSGGGSYYGFAYGLATDRPVPGDYDGDGKTDVAVYRPLVGAWIVHQSSDNTDSYLQFGVSSDKVVPADYDGDGRTDRAVFRPSNGTWHIMQSIDGRYRSEAYGMNGDVVSPADYDGDGRVDLGVFRPANGTWYLRQSRDGDYSVGFGLGTDLPVVYPS from the coding sequence GTGATCCGTCGCCTCCGCGCGATCCTCGTCGTGGTCGCCGCCGTCCTGGTGACCACCCCGCTCCTGCCCGCCCTGCCGGCCGCCGCCGAGTCGGAGCTGGTCTGCCCCGGCACCGCCAACATTCCGGTCGGGTGGATCCACAGCGACTCGTTCTCCATCTACAACGTCTGCGGTGTCACCGGCCCGGTGCCGCATACCGTCATCACCCAGTGGGAGATCACCCGGCACACCGACCGCTACCGGGACGACACCCTGCAGATGTGCATCGACAGCGGGGTGGTGATCCCCGTCGGGTGGACCGAGATCGCCACCTCGGTGGTCTGGTACCGCTGCGGCCTGCAGACCCCCGCACCGGGCGCGGCACCCAACGTCCGCATCATCAAGTGCCTGAACTGCCCGGTCCGCCCGCCGGACCCGCCCACGCCGACGACGACGATCGGCGGGCTCGACGGCGTCGCCAACACCGGTGTCGTCGCGGGCTGGGCGCAGGACCCCGGCCGCCCCGGCACCTCCCTTACCGTGCACTACTACATCGACGGCCCCGCCGGGGTCGGTGTCTTCGCCGGTGCGTTCGTCGCCGACCAGCGGCGTACCGACATCCAGCCCGGCAACCACGGCATGCGATTCACCCTGCCCGCCGAGTGGTTCGACGCCCGGATGCACACGCTCTACGCCTACGGCATCGACGCCACCAACGACCCGCCGGTGCTGCTGAGCGGCTCACCGAAGCTGTTCATCCTGCCCAAGCGGCCCATCGGCTCGTTCGAGGGCATCGACACGGCGGGCAACGCTAACGGGTGGACCCTCGACCCGAGCCTGCTCGGCTACGCCAACCCCAACGCGGTCGACTTCTACATCGACGGGTTCTTCGTCGCCCGGGTCCCCGCCAACGGGCCCCGGCCCGACATCACCACCAGCCTCGGCTACCCCGGCGACCACGGGTTCCGCTGGCCGATCCCGCCGGACTACCGCGACGGTTCCGCCCACACGCTCGTGGCCCGGGGCACCGACCTCACCGGCGACGAGGGCCGGGAGCTGCCGGGTTCGCCCCGGACGTTCACCCTGCAGCGGCGAGCGGCCGCCGTGGACCTCGACGGCGACCACCGCAGCGACGTGACGGTCTGGCGACCCGGCGACGGCGTCTGGTGGTCGCTGCCCGCCGCCGGTCCCACCGCCGTCGCGTGGGGCATGGCCGGGGACAAGCCGGTCGCCGGCGACTACAACGGGGACGGCACCACGGACCGGGCCGTCTACCGGGCCGGACTCTGGTGCATCCTGATCACCGGTACGAACGAGAACCGGTTCGTGTCGTTCGGCCTCCCCGACGACAAGCCGGTCCCGGGTGACTACGACGGCGACGGCAAGACCGACCTCGCGGTGTTCCGTCCGTCGGACACCACCTGGTACGTCCTGCCGTCGGGCGGTGGCAGCTACTACGGTTTCGCTTACGGGCTCGCCACGGACCGGCCGGTGCCGGGTGATTACGACGGTGACGGCAAGACCGACGTGGCGGTGTACCGGCCGCTGGTCGGGGCGTGGATCGTGCACCAGTCGTCGGACAACACGGATTCCTACCTGCAGTTCGGGGTCTCCAGCGACAAGGTCGTCCCGGCGGATTACGACGGGGACGGCCGCACGGACCGCGCCGTGTTCCGGCCGTCGAACGGGACCTGGCACATCATGCAGAGCATCGACGGGCGTTACCGCAGCGAGGCGTACGGGATGAACGGAGACGTGGTCTCGCCAGCCGACTACGACGGTGACGGTCGGGTCGACCTCGGTGTGTTCCGGCCTGCCAACGGCACCTGGTACCTGCGCCAGAGCCGGGACGGCGACTACAGCGTCGGGTTCGGCTTAGGCACCGACCTACCGGTCGTCTACCCGAGCTGA